One Georgenia wutianyii DNA segment encodes these proteins:
- a CDS encoding LacI family DNA-binding transcriptional regulator, producing the protein MAATINDVARVAGVSISTVSYALSGKRPIGEKTRQRVEAAIAELGYTPNAGARALAGRRTYILAVTEPVRPDTYTPAHMAFVLATATAARAYDYDVLLLTQDESLGGLQRVTTSRIVDGIIVLDVLAQDERAELVRSMGVPAALVGIPDDTDGLACVDLDFGAAAELAVDRLADAGHEVVGLLGHPESVYERGSNFTLRFRDAFLAHAARRGLQARFAMPERTIASVRSAMDRLLGPDRDLTGLVMHGEDTVQMRALDVLREQGLSVPGDVSVISAAATFDTSTFTPPLDTVPLIAEQSCSRAVELTIAQITGDAGPRVELIPPTYVERGSTAPRR; encoded by the coding sequence ATGGCTGCCACCATCAACGACGTCGCACGCGTCGCCGGGGTGTCGATCAGCACCGTCTCCTACGCGCTCAGCGGCAAGCGACCGATCGGCGAGAAGACCCGCCAGCGGGTCGAGGCCGCGATCGCCGAGCTCGGCTACACCCCCAACGCCGGCGCCCGCGCCCTGGCCGGCCGGCGCACCTACATCCTGGCCGTCACCGAACCGGTCCGCCCGGACACCTACACCCCCGCCCACATGGCGTTCGTGCTCGCGACGGCGACCGCCGCCCGCGCCTACGACTACGACGTCCTCCTGCTCACCCAGGACGAGTCGCTCGGCGGCCTCCAGCGGGTGACGACGAGCCGGATCGTCGACGGGATCATCGTCCTGGACGTCCTCGCGCAGGACGAGCGCGCCGAGCTCGTGCGGTCGATGGGCGTGCCCGCGGCGCTCGTCGGGATCCCGGACGACACCGACGGCCTGGCCTGCGTCGACCTCGACTTCGGCGCCGCCGCAGAGCTCGCCGTCGACCGACTCGCCGACGCCGGCCACGAGGTCGTCGGCCTGCTCGGCCACCCGGAGTCGGTCTACGAGCGCGGCTCGAACTTCACCCTGCGCTTCCGCGACGCCTTCCTCGCGCACGCCGCCCGCCGCGGCCTGCAGGCACGGTTCGCCATGCCCGAGCGCACCATCGCCAGCGTCCGCTCCGCGATGGACCGGCTCCTCGGTCCCGACCGCGACCTCACCGGTCTCGTCATGCACGGCGAGGACACCGTGCAGATGCGGGCCCTGGACGTCCTGCGCGAGCAGGGCCTCTCCGTCCCCGGCGACGTCTCGGTGATCTCGGCGGCCGCGACCTTCGACACCTCGACGTTCACCCCTCCGCTCGACACCGTCCCCCTCATCGCCGAGCAGAGCTGCTCCCGCGCCGTCGAGCTCACCATCGCCCAGATCACCGGCGACGCCGGGCCGCGCGTGGAGCTCATCCCCCCGACCTACGTCGAGCGCGGGTCCACCGCGCCCCGGCGCTAG
- a CDS encoding ABC transporter substrate-binding protein — MKSKKLTVTAATALSAALLLSACGGSDGEDGAAGDGGSDDVLRVWHFENPDSAMGVAWEEAMRVFEEETGATVEFEERSFEQIRQTASQVLNSDQAPDVLEYNKGNATAGLLSSQGLLRPLDDAVAEYGWDDMLAPALQTTARYDERGIMGSGSWYGVPTYGEFVQVYYNKDMFAEAGVEVPTTLEEFEQVLQTFADQGVTPLAEAAAEYPLGQLWYQLALTGADREWVDSYQLYTSDVDWQGPEVTFATETIADWTDKGYISTDATGLAAEDAGVAFINGTNPIFFSGSWWHGRFNTEIDFEWGSFLFPGEGMSPGSAGNMWVIPERAQNAELAEQFIDITMRPEIQALMGNSGGVPVAADPADIEDEGSAELIANFNTLNERDGIAFYPDWPTPTFYDELNAGLQELLNGTKSPAEVQEQLGQQYQAGIADIVG, encoded by the coding sequence ATGAAGTCCAAGAAGCTCACAGTCACAGCCGCCACAGCCCTGTCGGCCGCACTGCTCCTCAGCGCGTGCGGCGGCTCCGACGGCGAGGACGGCGCCGCCGGGGACGGTGGCAGCGACGATGTCCTGCGCGTCTGGCACTTCGAGAACCCGGACAGCGCCATGGGCGTCGCCTGGGAGGAGGCGATGCGCGTCTTCGAGGAGGAGACCGGCGCGACCGTGGAGTTCGAGGAGCGCAGCTTCGAGCAGATCCGCCAGACCGCCAGCCAGGTGCTCAACTCCGACCAGGCGCCCGACGTCCTGGAGTACAACAAGGGCAACGCCACGGCCGGCCTGCTCTCCAGCCAGGGCCTCCTGCGGCCGCTGGACGACGCCGTCGCCGAGTACGGGTGGGACGACATGCTCGCCCCGGCCCTGCAGACCACCGCCCGCTACGACGAGCGCGGCATCATGGGCTCGGGCAGCTGGTACGGCGTGCCCACCTACGGCGAGTTCGTCCAGGTCTACTACAACAAGGACATGTTCGCCGAGGCCGGCGTCGAGGTGCCCACCACGCTGGAGGAGTTCGAGCAGGTCCTCCAGACGTTCGCCGACCAGGGCGTGACGCCGCTGGCCGAGGCCGCCGCCGAGTACCCGCTCGGCCAGCTCTGGTACCAGCTCGCCCTCACCGGGGCCGACCGCGAGTGGGTCGACTCCTACCAGCTCTACACGAGCGACGTCGACTGGCAGGGCCCGGAGGTCACCTTCGCCACCGAGACGATCGCCGACTGGACCGACAAGGGCTACATCTCCACCGACGCGACCGGCCTCGCGGCCGAGGACGCCGGCGTCGCCTTCATCAACGGCACCAACCCGATCTTCTTCTCCGGCAGCTGGTGGCACGGACGCTTCAACACCGAGATCGACTTCGAGTGGGGCAGCTTCCTCTTCCCCGGTGAGGGCATGTCCCCCGGCTCCGCCGGCAACATGTGGGTGATCCCCGAGCGCGCGCAGAACGCCGAGCTCGCCGAGCAGTTCATCGACATCACCATGCGCCCGGAGATCCAGGCGCTCATGGGCAACAGCGGCGGCGTGCCCGTCGCGGCCGACCCGGCCGACATCGAGGACGAGGGCAGCGCCGAGCTCATCGCCAACTTCAACACGCTCAACGAGCGTGACGGCATCGCCTTCTACCCCGACTGGCCGACGCCCACCTTCTACGACGAGCTCAACGCGGGCCTCCAGGAGCTCCTCAACGGCACGAAGTCGCCGGCCGAGGTCCAGGAGCAGCTCGGCCAGCAGTACCAGGCCGGCATCGCGGACATCGTCGGCTGA
- a CDS encoding carbohydrate ABC transporter permease, translating to MASAVPPVARKARPGGPLIPKTNRRTYWLYLVPGLTLLTIVIIVPLVWNIYLTFTSYRGIRPPEWIGLENWERLFADATFWTSFQNSLAMIAAMVIVPTLLGLVLAAMLFDLIGKKFGGRIASFLRATYYLPQILPTVIAAIVIGWILRPQDGALNTILESIGLGSLAHNWLGSPDTAMPSLMVVLVWVQIGYPIVIFMAALQRVDPELYEAAELDGAGWFQRFRAITVGMIRPEIFVVVLTCTIAALKVFGPVYALTGGGPGTSTIVPSYYAYSQFFQAQQVGYGATIATALTAVVAVVSVVFVTVQSRLERREEGR from the coding sequence ATGGCGAGTGCAGTCCCGCCCGTCGCGCGCAAGGCGCGTCCCGGCGGCCCGCTCATCCCCAAGACCAACAGGCGTACGTACTGGCTCTACCTCGTGCCGGGCCTCACGCTGCTGACGATCGTCATCATCGTCCCGCTGGTCTGGAACATCTACCTCACCTTCACGTCCTACCGGGGCATCCGGCCCCCGGAGTGGATCGGGCTGGAGAACTGGGAGCGGCTGTTCGCCGACGCGACCTTCTGGACCTCCTTCCAGAACTCCCTGGCGATGATCGCGGCGATGGTCATCGTGCCGACGCTGCTCGGCCTCGTGCTCGCCGCCATGCTCTTCGACCTCATCGGCAAGAAGTTCGGCGGCCGGATCGCGAGCTTCCTGCGCGCCACCTACTACCTGCCCCAGATCCTGCCCACGGTCATCGCCGCCATCGTCATCGGCTGGATCCTGCGCCCACAGGACGGCGCGCTCAACACCATCCTCGAGAGCATCGGGCTGGGCTCCCTCGCGCACAACTGGCTGGGCAGCCCGGACACCGCGATGCCGAGTCTCATGGTCGTCCTCGTGTGGGTGCAGATCGGCTACCCCATCGTCATCTTCATGGCGGCGCTCCAGCGGGTGGACCCCGAGCTCTACGAGGCCGCCGAGCTCGACGGCGCGGGCTGGTTCCAGCGTTTCCGCGCCATCACCGTCGGCATGATCCGCCCCGAGATCTTCGTCGTCGTCCTCACCTGCACCATCGCCGCGCTCAAGGTGTTCGGCCCGGTCTACGCCCTCACCGGCGGCGGCCCCGGCACCTCGACCATCGTCCCGTCGTACTACGCCTACAGCCAGTTCTTCCAGGCGCAGCAGGTGGGCTACGGCGCGACCATCGCCACGGCGCTCACCGCCGTCGTCGCCGTCGTGTCCGTCGTCTTCGTCACCGTGCAGTCGCGCCTCGAGCGCCGAGAGGAGGGACGCTGA
- a CDS encoding carbohydrate ABC transporter permease: MAAADVHAPTKPERRRRTPAGRGPGTTRTAGDWAVLAVAVLIGLFIAFPFILIVINSFKSPTDYATSGPLALPAEIYTDGISAFWERVNFPQKVWNSFFISGTVAVLAVLLSMFNAFALGIGRIKGRMWIVILILLANMLPQEVLLYPLYFMFREAGLYDNVWAVIIIFTVIQSAFGTYLLASVYSTFPKELLEAASLDGAGRWRVLWRVVYPISRPTLSVLLIFFFIWTWNEFLIPLTFLVSNANQTVPVAITALQGDRLMDVTTTSASALLGLIPTLIFFLIFQRTLTRGITAGAVK, encoded by the coding sequence ATGGCCGCCGCCGACGTCCACGCTCCCACGAAGCCCGAGCGCCGCCGCCGCACGCCGGCCGGACGCGGACCGGGTACCACGCGCACGGCCGGGGACTGGGCGGTGCTCGCCGTCGCCGTCCTCATCGGCCTGTTCATCGCCTTCCCGTTCATCCTCATCGTCATCAACTCCTTCAAGTCGCCGACGGACTACGCGACGAGCGGACCGCTGGCCCTGCCCGCCGAGATCTACACCGACGGGATCTCCGCGTTCTGGGAGCGGGTGAACTTCCCGCAGAAGGTGTGGAACAGCTTCTTCATCTCCGGCACCGTCGCCGTGCTCGCGGTGCTGCTGTCGATGTTCAACGCCTTCGCCCTGGGCATCGGGCGGATCAAGGGGCGGATGTGGATCGTCATCCTCATCCTGCTCGCGAACATGCTGCCGCAGGAGGTGCTGCTCTACCCGCTGTACTTCATGTTCCGGGAGGCCGGCCTCTACGACAACGTGTGGGCCGTCATCATCATCTTCACCGTCATCCAGAGCGCCTTCGGCACCTACCTGCTCGCCTCCGTCTACAGCACCTTCCCCAAGGAGCTGCTCGAGGCCGCCTCGCTCGACGGCGCCGGCCGGTGGCGGGTCCTGTGGCGGGTGGTCTACCCGATCTCCCGGCCCACGCTCTCGGTCCTGCTCATCTTCTTCTTCATCTGGACGTGGAACGAGTTCCTCATCCCGCTGACGTTCCTCGTCTCCAACGCCAACCAGACGGTCCCGGTGGCGATCACCGCGCTCCAGGGTGACCGGCTCATGGACGTGACGACGACGAGTGCCTCGGCGCTGCTCGGCCTCATCCCCACCCTCATCTTCTTCCTCATCTTCCAACGCACCCTCACCCGGGGCATCACCGCAGGAGCAGTCAAGTAA
- the yicI gene encoding alpha-xylosidase, protein MKFTDGFWHNRPGVDAQYAAEAYDVTAHHSPDGDELVVHAPTKVITGRGDTLNRALLTVTLSSPLEGVVRVRVEHHKGALDRHGFDLVGAQTGHGRAEVDDDGGVLDAGPLQARIRRGAPWDLSFADAERVLTRSGHKSVGYVRLAEGAPVPAEPTGVAGVTTTGLAPASTYVHTQLSLDVGELVYGLGERFGPFVKNGQTVDVWNADGGTSSELAYKNVPFYLTNRGYGVLVNHPEHVSFEVGSEAVEQVQFSVPGEHLEYLVIYGPTPAEVLERYTRLTGRPAQVPAWSYGLWLSTSFTTDYDEATVNHFIDGMAQREIPLSVFHFDCFWMREFDWTSFEWDARTFPDPEGMLARLHERGLRTSAWVNPYIAQRTRTFDEAAAAGYLVKRPDGSIWQWDMWQAGMGLVDFTNPAATAWFQEKIRTLLRQGIDAIKTDFGERIPVDVVWHDGSDPYLMHNWYTQLYNEAVFSVIEEERGHGQAVLFARSATTGGQRMPVHWGGDNSSSFPSMAESLRGGLSMSMSGFGFWSHDIGGFEGSPDPAVFKRWVAFGLLSSHSRLHGSQSYRVPWLFDTGEEEPGQSAVEVTRRFARLKAELMPYLYEAGRAAHERGLPVMRPMQLAFPGDPACDHLDRQYLLGPDLLVAPVFSAEGDVEYYLPAGRWTNLLTGEVADGATWRREVHDFSSVPLWVREGAVLVTTPGATDTERNYTADALVTVYPGEEDREVRVTNPLDGTEVRFAVVHGEDGVSVTATPATAFRARLAGGEAVPATDGTVRLEVAR, encoded by the coding sequence ATGAAGTTCACCGACGGGTTCTGGCACAACCGGCCAGGCGTCGATGCGCAGTACGCTGCCGAGGCCTACGACGTCACCGCCCACCACTCCCCCGACGGCGACGAGCTCGTCGTCCACGCCCCCACCAAGGTCATCACCGGCCGCGGCGACACGCTCAACCGGGCGCTGCTCACCGTGACGCTCTCCAGCCCCCTCGAGGGCGTGGTGCGCGTCCGGGTCGAGCACCACAAGGGAGCGCTCGACCGGCACGGCTTCGACCTCGTCGGGGCGCAGACCGGCCACGGCCGGGCGGAGGTTGACGACGACGGCGGCGTGCTCGACGCCGGCCCGCTCCAGGCGCGCATCCGCCGCGGTGCGCCGTGGGACCTCAGCTTCGCGGACGCGGAGCGGGTGCTCACCCGCTCCGGCCACAAGTCCGTGGGGTACGTCCGGCTCGCCGAGGGCGCGCCGGTGCCCGCCGAGCCGACCGGCGTCGCCGGCGTGACGACGACCGGCCTGGCCCCGGCGTCGACGTACGTGCACACCCAGCTCTCCCTCGACGTCGGCGAGCTCGTCTACGGGCTCGGCGAGCGGTTCGGGCCGTTCGTCAAGAACGGGCAGACGGTGGACGTGTGGAACGCCGACGGCGGCACGTCCTCCGAGCTCGCCTACAAGAACGTGCCGTTCTACCTCACCAACCGCGGCTACGGCGTGCTCGTCAACCACCCCGAGCACGTGTCCTTCGAGGTGGGCAGCGAGGCCGTCGAGCAGGTCCAGTTCTCCGTGCCCGGTGAGCACCTGGAGTACCTCGTCATCTACGGGCCCACGCCCGCTGAGGTGCTCGAGCGCTACACCCGGCTCACCGGGCGCCCGGCCCAGGTGCCGGCGTGGTCCTACGGGCTGTGGCTCTCGACGTCGTTCACCACCGACTACGACGAGGCCACCGTCAACCACTTCATCGACGGGATGGCGCAGCGCGAGATCCCGCTCAGCGTCTTCCACTTCGACTGCTTCTGGATGCGCGAGTTCGACTGGACGAGCTTCGAGTGGGACGCGCGCACCTTCCCCGACCCCGAGGGCATGCTCGCCCGCCTCCACGAGCGCGGGCTGCGCACCAGCGCCTGGGTCAACCCCTACATCGCCCAGCGGACCCGCACCTTCGACGAGGCGGCCGCGGCCGGCTACCTCGTCAAGCGGCCCGACGGCAGCATCTGGCAGTGGGACATGTGGCAGGCCGGCATGGGCCTGGTCGACTTCACCAACCCGGCGGCCACCGCCTGGTTCCAGGAGAAGATCCGCACCCTCCTGCGCCAGGGCATCGACGCGATCAAGACCGACTTCGGCGAGCGCATCCCCGTGGACGTCGTGTGGCACGACGGCTCGGACCCCTACCTCATGCACAACTGGTACACCCAGCTGTACAACGAGGCCGTCTTCTCCGTCATCGAGGAGGAGCGCGGACACGGCCAGGCCGTGCTCTTCGCCCGATCCGCCACCACCGGCGGGCAGCGGATGCCGGTGCACTGGGGCGGGGACAACTCCTCCTCCTTCCCGTCGATGGCCGAGTCGCTGCGCGGCGGGCTGTCGATGTCGATGTCCGGCTTCGGGTTCTGGAGCCACGACATCGGCGGCTTCGAGGGCAGCCCCGACCCGGCCGTGTTCAAGCGGTGGGTGGCCTTCGGCCTGCTCTCCTCCCACTCGCGGCTGCACGGTTCCCAGAGCTACCGGGTGCCGTGGCTTTTCGACACCGGTGAGGAGGAGCCGGGCCAGAGCGCCGTCGAGGTCACCCGTCGCTTCGCCCGGCTCAAGGCCGAGCTCATGCCCTACCTCTACGAGGCGGGCCGCGCGGCTCACGAGCGCGGTCTGCCGGTCATGCGCCCGATGCAGCTCGCCTTCCCCGGCGACCCTGCGTGCGACCACCTCGACCGGCAGTACCTCCTCGGCCCGGACCTGCTCGTCGCGCCGGTCTTCTCCGCCGAGGGCGACGTCGAGTACTACCTGCCCGCGGGCCGGTGGACCAACCTCCTCACCGGCGAGGTGGCCGACGGCGCCACCTGGCGGCGCGAGGTCCACGACTTCTCCTCCGTGCCCCTGTGGGTGCGCGAGGGGGCCGTGCTCGTCACCACGCCGGGCGCGACCGACACCGAGCGGAACTACACCGCCGACGCGCTCGTCACCGTCTACCCCGGTGAGGAGGACCGCGAGGTGCGCGTGACCAACCCGCTGGACGGGACCGAGGTGCGCTTCGCCGTCGTGCACGGTGAGGACGGCGTGAGCGTGACCGCCACCCCGGCCACGGCCTTCCGGGCCCGGCTCGCCGGCGGCGAGGCCGTGCCCGCCACCGACGGCACCGTCCGACTGGAGGTGGCCCGATGA
- a CDS encoding GH1 family beta-glucosidase → MTRALPEGFVLGSATASYQVEGAAREDGRGPSIWDTFSHTPGRVWNGDTGDVACDHYHRFDQDLDLMAELGLQAYRFSVAWPRIQPTGRGEANTAGLDFYDRLVDGLLERGIRPVATLYHWDLPQALEDNGGWPARDTASAFADYAAIMGKRLGDRVSTWTTLNEPWCSAYLGYASGAHAPGRTEHAAALAAVHHLNLGHGLALQALRSEVSGDPDYSVTLNFHVLRGEDDAVRQIDGLANRVFLQPMLEGGYPTDVIEDTASVTDWAFVRDGDAEAIHQPIDVLGVNYYSTTAVRLWDGRSERLTADGHKGAAASPWPGAERVEFPPQPGPYTEMGWNIEPAGLTELLLDLHRRYPDLPLMITENGAAFADEVVPDASQPGGLAVHDEKRVAYVRDHVGAVLDAVDAGADVRGYFVWSLLDNFEWGYGYSKRFGIVRVDYETLERIPKDSALWFADLGRTRRLD, encoded by the coding sequence ATGACCCGCGCGCTGCCCGAGGGGTTCGTCCTCGGCTCGGCCACGGCGTCCTACCAGGTGGAGGGCGCGGCCCGGGAGGACGGGCGCGGCCCGAGCATCTGGGACACCTTCAGCCACACCCCCGGCCGGGTGTGGAACGGGGACACCGGGGACGTCGCCTGCGACCACTACCACCGCTTCGACCAGGACCTCGACCTCATGGCCGAGCTCGGGCTGCAGGCCTACCGGTTCTCCGTGGCGTGGCCACGGATCCAGCCGACCGGGCGCGGTGAGGCCAACACCGCCGGGCTCGACTTCTACGACCGGCTGGTCGACGGCCTGCTCGAGCGCGGCATCCGCCCGGTGGCCACGCTCTACCACTGGGACCTGCCGCAGGCCCTGGAGGACAACGGCGGCTGGCCGGCGCGCGACACCGCCTCCGCGTTCGCGGACTACGCCGCGATCATGGGCAAGCGGCTCGGGGACCGGGTGTCCACCTGGACCACCCTCAACGAGCCGTGGTGCAGCGCCTACCTGGGCTACGCCTCCGGGGCGCACGCGCCCGGCCGCACCGAGCACGCGGCTGCCCTGGCCGCCGTCCACCACCTCAACCTCGGCCACGGCCTGGCACTGCAGGCGCTGCGCAGCGAGGTGTCCGGGGACCCGGACTACTCGGTGACGCTGAACTTCCACGTCCTGCGGGGCGAGGACGACGCCGTGCGCCAGATCGACGGCCTCGCCAACCGGGTGTTCCTCCAGCCGATGCTCGAGGGCGGGTACCCGACCGACGTCATCGAGGACACCGCCTCGGTGACCGACTGGGCCTTCGTGCGCGACGGGGACGCCGAGGCGATCCACCAGCCGATCGACGTGCTCGGCGTCAACTACTACTCCACCACCGCCGTGCGGCTGTGGGACGGTCGCTCCGAGCGCCTCACGGCCGACGGGCACAAGGGGGCGGCTGCCTCCCCGTGGCCGGGCGCCGAACGGGTGGAGTTCCCGCCGCAGCCCGGCCCCTACACGGAGATGGGCTGGAACATCGAGCCTGCCGGCCTCACCGAGCTGCTCCTGGACCTGCACCGGAGGTACCCGGACCTGCCGCTCATGATCACCGAGAACGGTGCGGCGTTCGCCGACGAGGTGGTGCCCGACGCCTCGCAGCCGGGCGGGCTGGCGGTGCACGACGAGAAGCGGGTGGCCTACGTCCGCGACCACGTCGGGGCGGTGCTCGACGCCGTCGACGCGGGCGCGGACGTGCGCGGGTACTTCGTGTGGTCCCTGCTCGACAACTTCGAGTGGGGCTACGGGTACTCCAAGCGGTTCGGGATCGTCCGGGTGGACTACGAGACGCTCGAGCGGATCCCCAAGGACAGCGCCCTGTGGTTCGCCGACCTCGGCAGGACCCGCCGCCTGGACTGA
- a CDS encoding UDP-N-acetylmuramoyl-L-alanyl-D-glutamate--2,6-diaminopimelate ligase, giving the protein MRLGDLASALDLAAPAGAEEIEVRGATHQADWARPGDVFVAVRGARADGHRFIADAVARGAVAVLGEGLPDDVTCPVPYLRVPSARAALADAAATLAGHPSRGLTVLGVTGTDGKTTTSSLARHLLRSAGRPTGLLSTVGYELPDGVLRQPPAHFTTPEAPQVQQILRDMVDAGATHAVVEASSHALALDRVRGVDFDVAIWTNLTGEHLDFHGTMEQYFADKALLVQRARHAVLNADDAWTEQLIPMAASHVTYSAEGRPADWWASDVVEGADDLRFTVHGPDGTVQATLPMIGRFNVANALAAMAGVHATGVGLAELVAGLATFPGVAGRMEMADRGADDPRVIIDFAHTPPSLEKALETVRVTTDGRLWVVLGSAGGPRDPSKRAPLGEVATRLADVAVFTEEDHRDTPLVEILDEMERGAREAGRSNFRSIGDRREAIRHAVTEAGPQDTVVLAGKGPEETLERDTETIAWDEMAEAHAALALRHRAD; this is encoded by the coding sequence ATGAGACTCGGTGACCTCGCTTCCGCGCTGGACCTCGCTGCCCCTGCCGGGGCCGAGGAGATCGAGGTGCGCGGCGCCACGCACCAGGCCGACTGGGCGCGCCCCGGGGACGTGTTCGTCGCGGTCCGCGGCGCGCGCGCCGACGGGCACCGGTTCATCGCCGACGCCGTCGCGCGCGGCGCCGTCGCCGTCCTCGGCGAGGGCCTGCCCGACGACGTCACCTGCCCCGTCCCGTACCTGCGCGTCCCCTCCGCCCGGGCGGCCCTCGCCGACGCCGCGGCGACGCTCGCGGGGCACCCGAGCCGCGGGCTCACGGTGCTCGGCGTCACCGGCACCGACGGCAAGACGACGACGTCGTCTCTCGCGCGGCACCTCCTGCGCAGCGCCGGCCGCCCCACCGGCCTGCTGTCGACCGTCGGCTACGAGCTGCCCGACGGCGTGCTGCGCCAGCCGCCCGCCCACTTCACCACCCCCGAGGCGCCGCAGGTGCAGCAGATCCTGCGCGACATGGTCGACGCCGGTGCGACGCACGCCGTCGTCGAGGCCTCGAGCCACGCGCTGGCCCTGGACCGGGTGCGGGGCGTCGACTTCGACGTCGCCATCTGGACCAACCTCACCGGGGAGCACCTCGACTTCCACGGGACGATGGAGCAGTACTTCGCCGACAAGGCGCTGCTCGTGCAGCGCGCCCGCCACGCCGTCCTCAACGCCGACGACGCGTGGACCGAGCAGCTCATCCCGATGGCGGCGAGCCACGTCACCTACAGCGCCGAGGGCCGCCCGGCGGACTGGTGGGCCTCCGACGTCGTCGAGGGCGCGGACGACCTGCGCTTCACCGTGCACGGCCCGGACGGCACCGTCCAGGCCACGCTGCCGATGATCGGTCGCTTCAACGTCGCCAACGCGCTCGCCGCGATGGCGGGCGTCCACGCCACCGGGGTCGGGCTCGCGGAGCTGGTCGCCGGCCTCGCGACGTTCCCGGGCGTCGCCGGCCGGATGGAGATGGCCGACCGCGGCGCGGACGACCCGCGCGTCATCATCGACTTCGCGCACACGCCGCCGAGCCTGGAGAAGGCCCTGGAGACGGTGCGGGTGACCACCGACGGACGGCTGTGGGTGGTGCTCGGCTCCGCCGGCGGGCCGCGCGACCCCTCCAAGCGGGCACCCCTCGGTGAGGTCGCGACCCGCCTGGCCGACGTCGCCGTCTTCACCGAGGAGGACCACCGCGACACGCCGCTGGTGGAGATCCTGGACGAGATGGAGCGCGGCGCGCGGGAGGCCGGACGGAGCAACTTCCGCAGCATCGGCGACCGGCGCGAGGCGATCCGCCACGCCGTCACCGAGGCGGGTCCGCAGGACACCGTCGTGCTCGCGGGGAAGGGTCCGGAGGAGACGCTCGAGCGGGACACCGAGACCATCGCCTGGGACGAGATGGCCGAGGCCCACGCCGCCCTGGCCCTGCGCCACCGCGCGGACTGA
- a CDS encoding CarD family transcriptional regulator — MNFSAGQVVVHPHHGPATVKKIFTRSIRGELRSYIRLAVPQADLEVSIPVDQAEEIGVRSVVDAAGVREVVSVLLDESEDYEKVWARRIKANAERLRTGNLRTVAGLIRDLTRQNEEKRLAFGETKLLRDAMAPFVAELSIVLDMPAKDVEAIVVAAVVEGVRPELPELELATAS, encoded by the coding sequence TTGAATTTCTCCGCCGGTCAGGTCGTCGTTCATCCGCATCACGGTCCCGCCACGGTCAAGAAGATTTTCACTCGTTCCATCAGAGGTGAGCTCAGGAGCTATATCCGGCTCGCCGTCCCGCAGGCCGACCTCGAGGTCTCGATCCCCGTCGACCAGGCGGAGGAGATCGGTGTCCGCTCCGTCGTCGACGCGGCCGGCGTCCGGGAGGTCGTCTCGGTCCTGCTCGACGAGAGCGAGGACTACGAGAAGGTCTGGGCACGCCGGATCAAGGCCAACGCCGAGCGGCTGCGCACGGGCAACCTGCGCACGGTCGCCGGTCTCATCCGCGACCTCACCCGGCAGAACGAGGAGAAGCGCCTCGCCTTCGGTGAGACCAAGCTCCTGCGTGACGCGATGGCTCCGTTCGTCGCCGAGCTGTCCATCGTCCTGGACATGCCGGCCAAGGACGTCGAGGCCATCGTCGTGGCCGCCGTCGTCGAGGGCGTGCGCCCCGAGCTGCCGGAGCTTGAGCTCGCCACCGCGAGCTGA
- the mug gene encoding G/U mismatch-specific DNA glycosylase has protein sequence MPAHGRPTRDELAAAADRTLPTLLAPGLRVLFCGINPGLYSAWTGHHFARPGNRFWPALHRSGFTPRQLAPAEQEELLALGLGLTNVVERASATAAELSAEELHAGGRRLVDDVVTYEPQWLAVLGVTAYRTAFDRPRATYGEQPERLGRTRVWVLPNPSGLNAHVTPPQLAAAFGELRLAVEG, from the coding sequence GTGCCCGCCCACGGTCGCCCCACCCGCGATGAGCTCGCCGCCGCGGCGGACCGCACCCTGCCGACGCTCCTCGCCCCAGGGCTGCGCGTGCTGTTCTGCGGGATCAACCCGGGGCTGTACTCGGCCTGGACCGGCCACCACTTCGCCCGGCCGGGGAACCGGTTCTGGCCGGCGCTGCACCGCTCGGGCTTCACCCCGCGGCAGCTCGCGCCCGCCGAGCAGGAGGAGCTGCTCGCCCTGGGACTGGGGCTGACGAACGTCGTGGAGCGCGCCTCGGCGACCGCGGCCGAGCTCTCCGCCGAGGAGCTGCACGCCGGGGGACGGCGGCTGGTCGACGACGTCGTGACCTATGAGCCGCAGTGGCTCGCCGTCCTCGGGGTGACCGCCTACCGCACGGCCTTCGACCGGCCGCGTGCGACGTACGGGGAGCAGCCGGAGCGGCTGGGGCGGACGCGGGTGTGGGTGCTGCCCAACCCGAGCGGGCTCAACGCCCACGTCACTCCGCCCCAGCTCGCCGCGGCCTTCGGCGAGCTGCGGCTCGCCGTCGAGGGCTGA
- a CDS encoding DUF5302 domain-containing protein yields MDETTPSAPEAAKDAAVTAKDKMRESLERKKAREHVANQSRPNDGSVHGSQVNGGGKRTFRRKSG; encoded by the coding sequence ATGGACGAGACCACGCCCAGCGCGCCGGAGGCGGCCAAGGACGCCGCAGTGACGGCGAAGGACAAGATGCGCGAGTCGCTCGAGCGCAAGAAGGCTCGGGAGCACGTCGCCAACCAGTCCCGCCCCAACGACGGCTCCGTGCACGGCAGCCAGGTCAACGGTGGCGGCAAGCGCACCTTCCGGCGCAAGTCGGGCTGA